Proteins co-encoded in one Malus sylvestris chromosome 7, drMalSylv7.2, whole genome shotgun sequence genomic window:
- the LOC126627785 gene encoding uncharacterized protein LOC126627785, whose product MRIRKNAKVSPLLFTSHAPDAEELLPHVCQINRNPWDIIPFGPESDQWEVEESLYGGSFGDSIGAVESVASLRDGADEKPLEKNEGPVAEGIDIENNWKAGDERTGSMCCQQNDGRGWHCKKKAKQGESFCNHHLSLLRSNCIVKANGNGYCRDNGNNHNISSKKAAASVSGAVQLKNGGGGGRKKVKKESAPNPYEFYYYSGFGPWRSRKRGGDKEKEETKAEGEIATATSFPPPHPHESAHRSPSSPIANGEFDYNDEDDDDDDDELDGSGVTSRKRMRKPVKERSLKSLM is encoded by the exons ATGCGGATCAGGAAGAACGCCAAGGTCTCTCCCCTTCTGTTCACCTCGCACGCTCCAGATGCCGAGGAGCTTCTGCCGCATGTGTGCCAGATCAACCGGAATCCCTGGGATATTATTCCTTTCGGACCGGAGTCGGACCAG TGGGAGGTCGAAGAGAGCTTGTACGGTGGGAGCTTCGGTGATTCAATCGGAGCTGTCGAGAG CGTTGCGTCTTTGAGGGATGGCGCGGACGAGAAACCCTTGGAAAAGAATGAAGGGCCCGTGGCCGAGGGTATCGACATTGAGAACAATTGGAAGGCGGGCGACGAGAGGACGGGGAGCATGTGCTGCCAACAGAATGACGGCCGTGGGTGGCATTGTAAGAAAAAAGCCAAGCAAGGGGAGTCCTTCTGCAACCATCACCTGTCCCTACTTCGATCGAACTGCATTGTTAAGGCCAACGGCAATGGATACTGTAGGGATAATGGAAATAATCACAACATATCTTCGAAGAAGGCTGCCGCCTCGGTGAGCGGGGCGGTACAGCTGAAAAATGGAGGCGGCGGCGGCCggaagaaggtgaagaaggaatccGCCCCTAACCCCTACGAGTTCTATTACTATTCGGGATTTGGCCCGTGGCGGAGTCGGAAGAGAGGCGGcgacaaagaaaaggaagagaccAAGGCCGAGGGTGAAATTGCTACTGCGACTAGCtttcctcctcctcatcctcatgAGAGCGCTCATCGGTCACCCTCGTCTCCAATTGCAAATGGGGAATTCGATTATAACGACGAGGATGACGACGATGACGACGATGAGCTCGATGGCAGCGGCGTTACCAGCAGGAAGCGGATGAGGAAGCCGGTGAAGGAGAGATCGCTCAAGTCCCTGATGTGA